One window of the Amblyraja radiata isolate CabotCenter1 chromosome 41, sAmbRad1.1.pri, whole genome shotgun sequence genome contains the following:
- the hnrnpl gene encoding heterogeneous nuclear ribonucleoprotein L isoform X1 has product MEADLVEALQEFGAISYVVMMPKKRQALVEFEELNGACACVNFAVESQIYVGAQPAFVNYSTSQKISRPGDSDDSRNVNNILLFTVMNPIYPITTDVLYTICNPCGPVQRIVIFRKNGVQAMVEFDSVQSAQRAKASLNGADIYSGCCTLKIEYAKPTRLNVFKNDQDTWDYTNPNLGGQGDPNKRQRQPALLGDHPSEYGAPQGGYSHYPDDDYGPPAHYERRRMGGPPPVGGPHRGPPSQRYGPQYGPPPPPPPPEYGPQAESPVLMVYGLEPSRMNCDRVFNIFCLYGNVEKVKFMKSKPGAAMVEMGDGFAVDRAINHLNNTYMFDQKLNVCVSKQQAIMAGQSYELEDGSCSFKDFSGSRNNRFTTPEQASKNRIQHPSNVLHYFNAPPEVTEDAFCEVCDELCLKRPSAFKLFSGKSERSSSGLIEWDTKNDAMESLSLLNHYQMKNPSGPYPYTLKLCFSTVQHAA; this is encoded by the exons ATGGAGGCAGACCTTGTCGAGGCACTGCAGGAGTTTGGTGCCATCAG CTATGTGGTGATGATGCCAAAGAAGCGACAAGCATTGGTGGAATTTGAGGAGCTGAATGGTGCGTGTGCCTGTGTGAATTTTGCCGTTGAAAGTCAGATCTACGTGGGTGCGCAGCCTGCttttgttaactattctaccagcCAGAAAATCTCCAGGCCCGGTGACTCAGATGATTCCAGAAACGTAAACAACATACTGCTCTTCACAGTGATGAACCCCATCTACCCAATTACAACG GATGTGTTATACACAATTTGCAATCCTTGTGGACCCGTGCAAAGAATTGTCATATTCAGAAAGAATGGTGTGCAGGCAATGGTGGA ATTTGACTCTGTGCAGAGTGCTCAGAGAGCAAAAGCATCTCTCAATGGAGCAGACATTTATTCTGGATGTTGTACCTTGAAGATTGAGTATGCAAAA CCTACTCGTTTGAACGTCTTCAAAAATGATCAGGATACATGGGACTATACAAATCCTAATTTGGGAGGACAAG GAGATCCCAACAAGAGGCAACGTCAACCCGCATTGCTTGGAGACCATCCTTCTGAGTACG GAGCCCCACAAGGAGGATATAGTCACTATCCAGATGATGACTATGGTCCACCGGCCCATTATGAGCGCCGTCGGATGGGAGGTCCCCCTCCTGTGGGTGGTCCTCACCGGGGCCCACCCAGCCAACGCTATGGCCCTCAGTACggccctccaccacccccaccaccaccagagTATGGGCCGCAAGCTGAAAGCCCAGTGCTGATGGTCTATGGATTGGAGCCTTCCAGGATGAATTGTGACCGGGTATTCAACATCTTCTGCTTGTACGGAAACGTGGAGAAG GTGAAATTTATGAAGAGCAAGCCTGGAGCTGCCATGGTAGAGATGGGAGATGGATTTGCTGTGGATCGTGCCATCAACCATTTGAATAACACCTACATGTTTGACCAGAAACTAAACGTGTG TGTATCCAAACAGCAGGCTATAATGGCTGGTCAGTCGTATGAACTTGAAGATGGCTCTTGCAGTTTTAAGGATTTCTCTGGCTCGAGGAACAATCGCTTCACCACCCCGGAGCAAGCGAGCAAGAACCGAATCCAGCACCCAAGCAATGTCTTGCATTATTTCAATGCCCCTCCAGAGGTGACAGAAGATGCTTTCTGTGAG gtgtgTGATGAGCTGTGTTTGAAGAGACCATCGGCTTTCAAGTTATTTTCTGGAAAGA GTGAGAGGAGTTCCTCTGGCCTGATTGAGTGGGACACTAAGAACGATGCCATGGAATCACTGTCCCTGCTGAATCACTATCAAATGAAGAACCCAA gtggtccatatccctacactcTGAAACTCTGTTTCTCCACGGTACAGCATGCAGCGTAA
- the hnrnpl gene encoding heterogeneous nuclear ribonucleoprotein L isoform X3 has translation MATRQQVYDGRAAKRQRTENDGSRQQDGSYLEDPHKPSPSPVVHVRGLSDGVMEADLVEALQEFGAISYVVMMPKKRQALVEFEELNGACACVNFAVESQIYVGAQPAFVNYSTSQKISRPGDSDDSRNVNNILLFTVMNPIYPITTDVLYTICNPCGPVQRIVIFRKNGVQAMVEFDSVQSAQRAKASLNGADIYSGCCTLKIEYAKPTRLNVFKNDQDTWDYTNPNLGGQGDPNKRQRQPALLGDHPSEYGAPQGGYSHYPDDDYGPPAHYERRRMGGPPPVGGPHRGPPSQRYGPQYGPPPPPPPPEYGPQAESPVLMVYGLEPSRMNCDRVFNIFCLYGNVEKVKFMKSKPGAAMVEMGDGFAVDRAINHLNNTYMFDQKLNVCVSKQQAIMAGQSYELEDGSCSFKDFSGSRNNRFTTPEQASKNRIQHPSNVLHYFNAPPEVTEDAFCEVCDELCLKRPSAFKLFSGKSERSSSGLIEWDTKNDAMESLSLLNHYQMKNPSGPYPYTLKLCFSTVQHAA, from the exons CAACAGGATGGCAGCTATCTTGAAGATCCTCATAAACCGTCTCCATCCCCTGTGGTACATGTCAGAGGCCTGTCTGATGGAGTAATGGAGGCAGACCTTGTCGAGGCACTGCAGGAGTTTGGTGCCATCAG CTATGTGGTGATGATGCCAAAGAAGCGACAAGCATTGGTGGAATTTGAGGAGCTGAATGGTGCGTGTGCCTGTGTGAATTTTGCCGTTGAAAGTCAGATCTACGTGGGTGCGCAGCCTGCttttgttaactattctaccagcCAGAAAATCTCCAGGCCCGGTGACTCAGATGATTCCAGAAACGTAAACAACATACTGCTCTTCACAGTGATGAACCCCATCTACCCAATTACAACG GATGTGTTATACACAATTTGCAATCCTTGTGGACCCGTGCAAAGAATTGTCATATTCAGAAAGAATGGTGTGCAGGCAATGGTGGA ATTTGACTCTGTGCAGAGTGCTCAGAGAGCAAAAGCATCTCTCAATGGAGCAGACATTTATTCTGGATGTTGTACCTTGAAGATTGAGTATGCAAAA CCTACTCGTTTGAACGTCTTCAAAAATGATCAGGATACATGGGACTATACAAATCCTAATTTGGGAGGACAAG GAGATCCCAACAAGAGGCAACGTCAACCCGCATTGCTTGGAGACCATCCTTCTGAGTACG GAGCCCCACAAGGAGGATATAGTCACTATCCAGATGATGACTATGGTCCACCGGCCCATTATGAGCGCCGTCGGATGGGAGGTCCCCCTCCTGTGGGTGGTCCTCACCGGGGCCCACCCAGCCAACGCTATGGCCCTCAGTACggccctccaccacccccaccaccaccagagTATGGGCCGCAAGCTGAAAGCCCAGTGCTGATGGTCTATGGATTGGAGCCTTCCAGGATGAATTGTGACCGGGTATTCAACATCTTCTGCTTGTACGGAAACGTGGAGAAG GTGAAATTTATGAAGAGCAAGCCTGGAGCTGCCATGGTAGAGATGGGAGATGGATTTGCTGTGGATCGTGCCATCAACCATTTGAATAACACCTACATGTTTGACCAGAAACTAAACGTGTG TGTATCCAAACAGCAGGCTATAATGGCTGGTCAGTCGTATGAACTTGAAGATGGCTCTTGCAGTTTTAAGGATTTCTCTGGCTCGAGGAACAATCGCTTCACCACCCCGGAGCAAGCGAGCAAGAACCGAATCCAGCACCCAAGCAATGTCTTGCATTATTTCAATGCCCCTCCAGAGGTGACAGAAGATGCTTTCTGTGAG gtgtgTGATGAGCTGTGTTTGAAGAGACCATCGGCTTTCAAGTTATTTTCTGGAAAGA GTGAGAGGAGTTCCTCTGGCCTGATTGAGTGGGACACTAAGAACGATGCCATGGAATCACTGTCCCTGCTGAATCACTATCAAATGAAGAACCCAA gtggtccatatccctacactcTGAAACTCTGTTTCTCCACGGTACAGCATGCAGCGTAA
- the hnrnpl gene encoding heterogeneous nuclear ribonucleoprotein L isoform X2, whose translation MATRQQVYDGRAAKRQRTENDGSRVRAEQQDGSYLEDPHKPSPSPVVHVRGLSDGVMEADLVEALQEFGAISYVVMMPKKRQALVEFEELNGACACVNFAVESQIYVGAQPAFVNYSTSQKISRPGDSDDSRNVNNILLFTVMNPIYPITTDVLYTICNPCGPVQRIVIFRKNGVQAMVEFDSVQSAQRAKASLNGADIYSGCCTLKIEYAKPTRLNVFKNDQDTWDYTNPNLGGQGDPNKRQRQPALLGDHPSEYGAPQGGYSHYPDDDYGPPAHYERRRMGGPPPVGGPHRGPPSQRYGPQYGPPPPPPPPEYGPQAESPVLMVYGLEPSRMNCDRVFNIFCLYGNVEKVKFMKSKPGAAMVEMGDGFAVDRAINHLNNTYMFDQKLNVCVSKQQAIMAGQSYELEDGSCSFKDFSGSRNNRFTTPEQASKNRIQHPSNVLHYFNAPPEVTEDAFCEVCDELCLKRPSAFKLFSGKSERSSSGLIEWDTKNDAMESLSLLNHYQMKNPSGPYPYTLKLCFSTVQHAA comes from the exons CAACAGGATGGCAGCTATCTTGAAGATCCTCATAAACCGTCTCCATCCCCTGTGGTACATGTCAGAGGCCTGTCTGATGGAGTAATGGAGGCAGACCTTGTCGAGGCACTGCAGGAGTTTGGTGCCATCAG CTATGTGGTGATGATGCCAAAGAAGCGACAAGCATTGGTGGAATTTGAGGAGCTGAATGGTGCGTGTGCCTGTGTGAATTTTGCCGTTGAAAGTCAGATCTACGTGGGTGCGCAGCCTGCttttgttaactattctaccagcCAGAAAATCTCCAGGCCCGGTGACTCAGATGATTCCAGAAACGTAAACAACATACTGCTCTTCACAGTGATGAACCCCATCTACCCAATTACAACG GATGTGTTATACACAATTTGCAATCCTTGTGGACCCGTGCAAAGAATTGTCATATTCAGAAAGAATGGTGTGCAGGCAATGGTGGA ATTTGACTCTGTGCAGAGTGCTCAGAGAGCAAAAGCATCTCTCAATGGAGCAGACATTTATTCTGGATGTTGTACCTTGAAGATTGAGTATGCAAAA CCTACTCGTTTGAACGTCTTCAAAAATGATCAGGATACATGGGACTATACAAATCCTAATTTGGGAGGACAAG GAGATCCCAACAAGAGGCAACGTCAACCCGCATTGCTTGGAGACCATCCTTCTGAGTACG GAGCCCCACAAGGAGGATATAGTCACTATCCAGATGATGACTATGGTCCACCGGCCCATTATGAGCGCCGTCGGATGGGAGGTCCCCCTCCTGTGGGTGGTCCTCACCGGGGCCCACCCAGCCAACGCTATGGCCCTCAGTACggccctccaccacccccaccaccaccagagTATGGGCCGCAAGCTGAAAGCCCAGTGCTGATGGTCTATGGATTGGAGCCTTCCAGGATGAATTGTGACCGGGTATTCAACATCTTCTGCTTGTACGGAAACGTGGAGAAG GTGAAATTTATGAAGAGCAAGCCTGGAGCTGCCATGGTAGAGATGGGAGATGGATTTGCTGTGGATCGTGCCATCAACCATTTGAATAACACCTACATGTTTGACCAGAAACTAAACGTGTG TGTATCCAAACAGCAGGCTATAATGGCTGGTCAGTCGTATGAACTTGAAGATGGCTCTTGCAGTTTTAAGGATTTCTCTGGCTCGAGGAACAATCGCTTCACCACCCCGGAGCAAGCGAGCAAGAACCGAATCCAGCACCCAAGCAATGTCTTGCATTATTTCAATGCCCCTCCAGAGGTGACAGAAGATGCTTTCTGTGAG gtgtgTGATGAGCTGTGTTTGAAGAGACCATCGGCTTTCAAGTTATTTTCTGGAAAGA GTGAGAGGAGTTCCTCTGGCCTGATTGAGTGGGACACTAAGAACGATGCCATGGAATCACTGTCCCTGCTGAATCACTATCAAATGAAGAACCCAA gtggtccatatccctacactcTGAAACTCTGTTTCTCCACGGTACAGCATGCAGCGTAA